The Carettochelys insculpta isolate YL-2023 chromosome 9, ASM3395843v1, whole genome shotgun sequence genome includes the window ctgtggggccaggggcattgagccagggctgggggagcaggattttgacttgtacttaacttgcattaatgcaagttaagcgcaactcgaaattgcacattttgagggattCCTGTACAGCCCGGAGACCTCTGAaagttgtggggtggggcaggggataaAAGCCCAAGCCACTGGGGTGGGAGCTGTCGGGTGGGTTCCTGAACAGGGGCCGGGGCCGCCAAAGCACACACCGTACAGCTCCAACAGCGTTTGTGTGGGTTTTGTGATCATTCTCCCGTTCCATCTACCTGCCCGCATCTTTCCTGCCTCACAGCAAAGGGGAGgcagttgtggggggagggaggctgggggggggcccaaaCTGCAAGCCGCCGTCAGCGTGGTATGCgttccctccctccccggctGATGCTGTCCCCCGGCCCAACACAGACGTCAAACTACACACGTTTCattcccccacctcttccctgcttTCTCCATTCCCAGTGGGCCTCTTTCTTCCCTTGTGTGCCAGATCTCACGCCCTGGCTCACGTCCCTCTCCTGCTCACCACTAACTGCAGAATCCTCTGGTGCCCCCCTTGCACTGAGCTCTGGGGCCACTCATTtggcctgcctcagtttccccatctctagcCTTAAGCTGTTCTTGTGGGCGGGTCAGTCACTTGTGTTTGTGATGCACCTGGAGGACATATGAGTTGTTATAGACACCCCCTTTCCTAGCCTGCCTCTCCCACGCGGTATCTCCTGTGCTCCAAGTACCTCCCAAATCACCCACACTCTTCCCCGACCTCCTGCCCCTTTACAGGCACAGCCTGAGGCTCTTTCTcttacccctccccagcccccgtccTTCCAGGGAGCGAGTGCTCCAGAGTCCCCACATTTAACCCCGCAAGGCTTAGTTCATTCTCGGCATCATCCCACCACAAGGGGCACTTTGGCAATCTGAAAGGATGCTTGGGGCAGCTGAGGAGCCTGGCACTGCCAGAAAgctcacagccccacagcccatccTCAGCGCTTGCCTGAATGCTCAAGGCTCTGTTCTGTCCTCCTGCCCTTTCCCGCAGAGCAGAGCCAAGGACCCTCTGCCTcgactcccccagctgctctgctgaaGCTGCGAAGGGGATTCCCCGTGCGAGCATCCCAGATACCCACCGCCATGGCCAAGAGCGTTGCTGTGATCGGCTCCGGCGTGAGCGGGCTGACTTCCATCAAGTGCTGCCTGGACGAGGGGCTCCAGCCCACCTGCTTCGAGAGAAGCGACGACATCGGGGGCCTCTGGAGGTTCAAAGTGAGTGGCAGGTTTGTTGCTGGTTGGCACGTTGGCTGCTTGTCAATGGGGCCTCCTCTGTTCTGCCCTTGCTAAAGGGCCTGGCTCCCCCGTGCTCTCAGGCCTGGCCACAAGCAAAGAAGGGAtccagaagggagggggaagagggaggtacagactgaacccctctaatccagaactctcctctggcaatatccatagtcTGGCAGGATGTAGTTAGTCGGACGAgcacatcatgggtgtggccaagtctcccacggctccataaagtctgtttccagcccccagtcctggctctccctgctctgactcttgtttagctgtaatttaccccagaggtcttctgagagcccagtcagcagtggaagtgttggtgatgtgccggataatacagcaaaccctcgaaaAGCGCGAGTTCGAGTTGTGCAtaactcgcattaacacgagttaagcgcaactcacaaccctgctccccccagccctggctcaaccctgccTGGCTCCATGCGGCCCCGGTTCAACTgctcccccccgtcccccccgtGCACACAGCTCCGGTTCAACCCTTCAACTCCCCCCGGCAGCCTGGCTCACCGCCCGAGCATGGctcaacccccctcccacccgcACATGGCTTGGGTTCAACACTCCCCCGCTCCGGTTCACCACGcccatgcatggctctgactcagctccaccccctgccccacctggttCAACCACCCCTcccgcacagctccagctcagctccacccccaccccttcctgcagccccaccccaccgctaggcttaaccctccccagctgccccacccccagccccaggacttatctttccaaaggagctgcaggtgctcctgctgcttccctggctgcacaaCACGCGTTCTTCCAGGGAAAGGAGCCGGCCCCGACTTAGGCAAAAGTCCAGTTacgcgagggtgcgtgggaacggAGCCTGTACTGgtctcctgcagcccagcaagTTCTCCCATTCGGCACCGGTCAGATCCCCAGGcggccagattagagaggttccctTTGCTGTCTGGGAGGTCCCAGAAGCCGTTACACGTGAAGGGCACAGGGACGTGGCGCCCAGTTGGTGGAACTTACATAATACCCTATGGCTGTGGCCCCGATCACTAGGGCACATCCTGTGCGTGAGCAGAGGAACTTTTGGCAGGCGCACAGAGCCTGGGCCAGCACacgggggcgggggtgtcagGGAGGGAGCACCCTTgagccccactctgctcctggtctggccacagccctgcagtCAGCCACGACCCCCAaccacagcctggctgcagctccactcCTAGCCTCACGCTCAGCCGTGGCCTCagcccctgggtcccagcccaggcatAGCTCCTCCCCGCCTCAGGCCTCCttacccccatccccacacacacactcccactgAGCGCCACagaccagctccctgctcccaggggcAGAACTCACAACATGAGACGTTTGGGGACCACCGCGCTAGGGCAAGCTAATTTACATACCAGACCCCAGTGTATCCCCGTCACCCTTAGGTGCCGCTGTGCCCTCTGCAAACCAAGGCAGATTGgttcccaccccacttccccccgcccccttggcAGCTAAGTGACCCCTCTGAAATGAGTCTGAACTTGCTgatagggtgatcagtccttcaTCATTAACTGAAGATTGTCaagtgatgaaacctccaggaatacggCCAAGCCCAAAACTGGCAACTCTACAGCAGCTGGGTCTCCCTGGCTGGGTTGTTCTCTGCGGGGTCAGAGTGACTGTGTAACACAGATATTAGAGCTGCGTTTGGTGATGTTTAAATAAATTGCCTGCCAAGAGCAAATTGCCCCAGTCCTGTTGGTGCCCAGAAGCCACCTAGCCAGCAGAGTACCTATAAAGCTGTTCCCCTGACACCCCAGTGAGAGGGGTCCTCGGCATGCCCAGGGTTATGCATCTGCAAAAGTAGAGGTGCGTCTCGTACTTCACGCGAGGGATCAGATCCGCCCTTCATGCAAATTCTGTGGAGATTCTGAGCACCAAACTATCTGAGCACCTTATGGTCATGTCTTAAGTGACTTGACTGCGCTTTGTCAATGTgctttgggccatgtctacactagccaaaaacttcgaaatggccacgcaaatggccattttgaagttcactaatgaagcgctgaaatacacattcagcgcctcattagcatgcccgcggcacttcgaaattgatgcggctcgtccagacggggctccgttttgaaaggaccccgcctacttcgaagtccccttattcccatctgctcataggaataaggggacttcaaagtaggcagggtcctttcgaaaaggagccccgtctggacgagccgcgcggcggcgaggcgcgtcaatttcgaagtgctgcggccgcccgcatgctaatgaggcgctgaatgtgtatttcagcacttcattagtaaacttcgaaatggccatttgcgtggcccttttgaagtttttggctagtgtagacacagccttggtctgTTATCCTCTCCCAAATGAGAGAAAATTGTGCGAGCAGTGGAGTAGGGGCTTTTTTCCACATAAATGACACGTAGAGTGTGCTGTTTGTTGGGAACTGTCTACCAAGTAATGCCATAGAAACATTATTGCCCTAGCAGAGTAATCTCATTAGGCAGCCATCATGAATGGTAAATTATAGCTCATGCTTCTGTTCCCTCAGTTATAATGTAACTGACTATAATGTAACTGACTATGGTGCTAGTGACACGAGGGGAAGCGTGCAATTCTGTGCCGCTGAGCTGAAGCAATTAACACTTTCCCTGTACATCTGCCAAAGGATGAATAAGACAAATGTGTCTTGCAGCATGGGAGAGGGCTGTAGATGAACTTAGATGGTCATGAAATCGTGACCTGGCCCAACTTCAGTGCTGCAAAAGAATGGATCAGGCATGCAGTCAGCTCACAAGTCACAAGAATTTCTACGGCTGCAGCCATTCTTATCAgtgctgggggaattctgcagttTCACGTGCAACAACTGCAGAATTCTCCCAGAACTGTCATACATATTATTTTTATGATAGCAGGATCTGAACGCTCCAGGTTAGTACTGTACGTACACCAAGTGAGCCATCATCGAACTTAAACAgctaaaaaaatctttttaaaaacgtAGATGAATCAAATGAGCACAGGAGAAAGGAAGTGGCAttgttcccatttcacagatgggaaataGAGGCCCAGACAGATACCtaaaggtatttaggttcctaacttTGATTAGCCCTGGGCTTATGTGACCTCCACAAGATGTGAGCCTGGAGCACGTGTCCTGAGTTCTAGCCCACACCCTTAACTACAAGGCCACCTTTACAAAGGAGAATACCTGCCACAAAGAACAAGTTTTGGCTCTGTTTTGAGAGGCGAGAGCCCTCCACAATGACACAACGAGGGTGTCACAGCAATATGGAAAACCTGGTGTATGGCACTACCTAGCAACCTTTTGAAATGCACCTTGGTTTGTCTCTTATTTTCTAGGAAAAGGTAGAGGATGGCAGGGCCAGTATCTACCAGTCTGTCTTCACCAACTCCTCCAAGGAGATGTCCTGCTTCAGTGACTTTCCAATGCCGGAGCACTTTCCAAACTTCCTGCACAACACTAGGTTCCTGGAATATTTGCGACTGTATGCAAAGCGCTTCGACCTGCTGAAATACATCAAGTTCAAGGTATGGCCTGTTAAGACGGCACccgctgcttttttgttttctgcaccAGGGTGACCAGGTGTCGAAGGGACTGTCCTGTATTCAATCCCTCCTGCAGGCATCCCAGCTTTTTCTTACAAACAGGCAAATTGTCCTCATTAGGCATAAGAGTTAACATCCAGTTAAGATGAACTGGATTAAttcattcccctctttcaagCTAGGACAGTGCTACATTCCATGCAGAGCTGGCAGGTTTTGTTTGCAGTGGAAGGGCTACAGTCTTGCTTCAATGAAAGCTTTGCCTTGTGGAAAATTTGGCTCTGTCAAGCAGGCTGGATAAATGTACCCATTTCCAGCCTGCTAAGTACATGGTTGGCATTCCTGTGTTAAGCCAAACCTGAATGTGGAGCCTAGGTCTTTCCTAGCTCCTGAGCTGCGCCCAGAGTGAGAGTCACAACAGGTCTGTTCAGCCCCTAACACAGCGCTTGCGCAAAAGCAGTGGTGTATTTTTGGGTCCACTTTCAGACCACGGTCATCAGTGTAAGAAAATGCCAGGACTTTCCTACCACCGGCCAGTGGATCATTGTCACCGAGAGCGAAGGGAAGCAAGAGTCCACCGTGTTTGATGCCGTTATGGTTTGCATGGGTCACCATATCGAATCCTATATCCCACTGCAGTCTTTTCCTGGTAAGAGCTATGGTCCCAAAGgcctcctgcagagagagagagagagagagtcgggggggaggggtgtccaggCTAAGAGGCTGTAAAAACAGGGTGAGCAAGTGACAATTGTATTGGAGTGGGAGCTTTCGGCTCACTGTGTGACCAGGTTAATGACTCCCTGGAGCTGATTACTCCTGCCTGCCCCTCATGAGATGTTGGCCCCTTTCAGCAGTCCAGTTCTTGGATGAGCCAAATCATTACTTCTGCATGCAAAGGGACCCCATGTCCTGCGGAGCCCATGGCTgtctttccagtcacttccaggCGTGCTAGAGAGGGCCCAGCCAGGCTCACCGAAGGGGCGGGGCAAGGGAGGTAAATGCATCGGGGCCTGGAACGCCGgatgctgctactttggcagtggcgtggcccctctgaagtgccacagcagtgctgctctgcccctGTGAAGCAggcgggggcagtgctgcagtccGGCCATTGCTAAGGCTGACTGGTGGGCGCAGCACCATGCTCCGGGAGGCGCTAAGAGCGGattgcctttggccccaccccttctacctgaggctccgccccttccaggggcatggagccagcctcATACACACCTTGCCCTCAAGGTCCACTGTGGCTGTCGGCAGAGCCATACCGTCCATCGGACAAgatgggggagctgctctgggccccGTGCTTTTGGGATCCCTGCGGTGGTTGCCCTAGCTGTCCTATGAACGGAAGCAGGGGGGattactccctgcccccagtaatccccagccaggctgctcggggaggaggtggagtggggtgggatcCTGGGCCCCATGTGCAGAATAGGGGTCACACTGTGCCtccaggacagccctgtctgttggccCACCGGGCCCAGCAAGCTGATTCGCTTTCCTCATAGGAGACTAATTTAAAGCAAGAGCGTTGTGAAAGTCTGTAGGTTCAGCCAGCATATACCTTGCCCTGACCAATGCTGGGGTCAAGCCAAAGAGCTGTTACCTGGGGGATGCTCTTGTCTCACCTCCCTAGTTGTGCATTTTGGGGATTACTGGATATAAAACAAGTGATTTCAAGTtgcacattaatgcgagttaagcacaacttaaaATCCTACCCTGGACCAAACCCCCCTGCGTGGGCCTtgctcacccctccccatgcatgcagccccagctcacctccaccCCCTGGGTCAGGCTCAACCCCCCGCAGGgccgcacagccccagctcacctctaAACCCcagtctcccctgcagccccaccccaccaccatgcTTAAcccgcccccctgcccagccccgggacttacctttccaaaggagctctgggtgctcctgctgcttccccggctgcagaacgcaCGTTCCTCCAGGGAAAAgctgtcccctgccccgacgTGTGCGAAATTCGAGTTACgtgagtgtgtgtgggaacacaacccttgcgtaaCTCAGGGGATTGCTGTATACATGCTAGCCCCTCCATTGCTGTATTTTACctcctgagtcttctcttctgctagcttGCATCTTCCGTCTCTTTTTTGCCTTGGCACAACCTCCATCATCCCCATTCTCACCCGCTCCGTGATATTCAGATCGTTCGGTAAAACTGCAGCTCAGGGGCCCATTTGCTTTGGGTCGGTTCCACTTCTATTCTAACCAAGTGGCTTCTCCTGGCGCAGAAGAAAAATTGTTGGCACAATCAAAGCTTGGCCCAAGCCTCCCTCAGAAGGCAGCTAGACCTTGGGGTGGACTGGTCGAGCATACCAGGCATACTCAGAGAGTTGCTCCATTCTTAACACTTGGCCGGGGCCCGCTGGCATTCCGACATGAGTAACTCCCTCAGAGTGAGCGAGGACTGCAGGCAAAGGGCTCAGACAGCTACAGCAGTGAGTGTCTGCTCCAGGCAGctagggggtggggctgggggcatctTTCCACTGCCCCAGTTCTGGACCCGATGAGCGTAAGAGCCTCTGGGAGACCAGCCTTCCCTGGAAGCTGTTCGCTTGTGCAACCACTCAGGgaagagtcaaatgctgcccagccagttagcagagcacccacagcctggctttttgcttctattgctggtgcacattcatagatgccttggtgcacatggaaaaaattattctgcacatgaatggggAAAAAGTACCGCCTGTGACCTGGGGTACAATCACATACCCTCAATGTTAGCAGCTGAAAACCCATCTCTCAGCAACAGGATTCCATCTTCCTCCTCTCTTCCTAGGCATCAATAAGTTCAAGGGCCAGTATCTCCACAGCCGGGAGTACAAGGTCCCCGACGGATTCCAGGGGAAGACAGTGGTGGTGATCGGAATGGGGAACTCTGCGGCCGATATAGCTGTGGAGCTCTGTCACAGAGCCAAACGGGTAGGGGACTCCACCTGCTACCCTCGTGCTCTGGGGCGAGTCTGGTTGCAGGAGTCCATGTAGTGCAGCCATAATGTGTCCTGGTGTGGTCCAGGGACCTGCTAAGTCCCAGGCACGAAAGCCCAAATCTCTAAAATTGGGTGTGATTattacaaatgattttttttagtgTGTTTCAAGAGGGCCCTAttgcccccacctcaccccagcaacTGCAGTTCCATTGCGCTGTTCCCAATACATACACACGCCAAAAGGGCCTGCATCTCTGACCAGTCTACAGGTTAAAAAGACAAGATGGACAAAATACGTGGGGAGAGAAATTGTACAAatggtaaactgaggcagggacagGTTAAGGGATCTGCCCATGGTCACAAACAGAGGATAGAGCCACACCCAGCTCGCCTGAGCTACACAAGAGCCTTCCTTTGAGGCTGGTCTGTCTAGAATCCACCTCCAAACCAATGAAACGCCGTCTCGGgagcagtgttccccataagctgagcacgtgggtagccacccaagggagcgtcaagtgccacccagctgattatcagtgtgcccacagcctccAGCACATGTTTCTAtgggcagtgcacatccacacatatctgggtgcgcagaacaaaatttattctgcccattaatggaagaaattagagaaaATGCTGCTCGGGGGCGGTGGGGAGGATCCCCTGTTTTGAGAAACTGTTTCTCTGTCTTGATCTGGTTGGCCTCAAGTGGAGGATGTTCAATGTCCGGAGAGAAACCTAGGCTGGGATTTGCCACACAAACAGCGCCGGTGTCAGTGTTTAAAGAGGCACTCTCTATCGCCCCGTAGGTGATCCTCAGCACCAGAAGCGGCTCGTGGGTAATGAGCCGCGTGGACGACGACGGCTATCCTTGGGACACTATATTTCACACCCGATTCAGCAATTTGATCAGAAGCGTCCTGCCTTGGCCCATTCTGCAACGGGTGTACGAACAGAAGATGAACCAGTGGTTTAACCATGAAAACTACGGCTTGGTGCCTCTGAACAGGTACGTGGTTTTACTGTGCGGCTGATCTGGGAGGTGGTTGGAAAGAGAGAGGAGTCTGAATCACATACGTCTGAATCACGTAATTATTATCGGGGCCATACTCTGTCCTTCCTCATGCATCACATGCTCCATACTTGGGCtaaactcttaggctatgtctacacttgccccgaacttcaaagggggcatggtaatcaggctgatgggagattactaatgaagtgctgcaatgaatatgcagcacttcattaggctaattctcccccgtggcaacttcgaagtgctggcatgccacgTAGCTGCGGGCACCCGCTGCTTTGAAatgcctgctgctgtgtggcatGCCAGCgcttggggagtaaaggcacctCGAAGTAGGgggtgcccatggctacacggcatgccggcacttcaaagtttgacgcttcgaagttggcgcgggggagaattagccaaatgaagtgctgcatcgtCATCGcaaaacttcattagtaatctcccatcagcctgattaccgtgCCGCCTTCGGAGTtcggagcaagtgtagacatagtctaactgAATGTAGGATTGGCCAGACTAGATCAGGCCTGgggtccctctgccccaggctgcctGACACTGGCCAGGACCTTATGCTCTGGGGGAAGATGCCAGAAACTCTGTAGTGAGCAGTTATGGAAGACAGTGTTCATGGGCAAGTTTCTTCCTGACCTCCAACACAAgcctgccctgaagcatgagggttgACAACCCTGAATATATTAGATCCTATACTTCTTGGGGTTCACGTTATCCACACACGTGTCATTCTTTTTTTCACCTTGCAGTAATCAACTCCCCAAATCTCCCACAAAATCCACTGGGATTGCTTGAAATTTTGATGCAGATGTGAAGAGTTGGGCCCATCTCTGCTTCCAATGTGTCAAGACATGTGCATCCTCCAGTAAAATAAGTggtagggggtgagggggaggagttaggggtatttttttttcccctaatccAGCACTTTCCTTGGCAAGGGCTCAACTGTGTTCTAAAACTATGTGGAAAATGCTCTTGGGAACCTAAGTCCTGCCAGGAAAGAGGAAAtatttgctttgattttttttcataagacAGTTAAGTAAACAGTTTCAAGGAGGGTGAGAATGAGGCAGTCACAGGAATGGAGCCCAAAGGCTTGGCTACATGCTACTAGTCTCCGTTTGGTGCACAAGGAAATACATCCCTTTAAGCAGAAATGGTCAAAAACCTCTCCCTTGGCTGGCCTCAGTTTTTCGGTGGCCAGCCTGGGCCACCTTAGGCCCAGCCTTCAGACCTTCAGCTCCTTCCAGCTGGTTTCATTCAGACCTGTGAGTGCTTGCCCCCGCACTCCGGTATTCGGGCTGAGGATGCCTCCGATCTGTGGGCGCTTGAGACTCTTGAAGAGAACTGGCCCGAAGGCCAGTGGTAGGATTCAGTGAGACCCTGCCAGCCGATGAAAGTAGGGATGAGAGGGTGTAAAAGGGCGATTGCTAACATGTTATTTCTGCCCCCAGGCCCGCTGAtgggggggcaaagggagcagtaaCCTCAAGGCCCAGCTTTTCAAGGCCACCGAGGGCTCTGACCACCACCGCTGCTGCTTCAAGGCCCTTAGAAGcactggcagtgctgctccattaCTCTGCACCGCTGTGGGGATCCCAGCACCATGGTAGCGCTAAGGGCaactgctcctggccccactttGCCCCGGGGCCTGTGGTCGTTGTTAGAAACCCCAAAAGTCGTGTCTGCTGCAAGCTGTGGCTGTGAGATCCTCGGCGCTCCGTCCTGGCACCCCAGAGGCCGTTTAGGGGAGCTAGGCTGTACGGACCCCACACGCTCTATGCACAGCCTCAGTCTCCGCCACCTTGCTTCCTTCCAGAGCCCTGATGAAAGAGCCGGTGTTCAACGACGACCTCCCGAGCCGCATCCTGTGCGGCAGTGTGACGGTGAAGCCCATCGTGAAGGAATTCACTGAAACCAACGCCATCTTTGAAGACGGGACGGTGGAGGAGAACGTGGACGTGGTCATCTTCGCCACCGGCTACAGCTTCTCGTTCCCCTTCCTGGAGGCATCCATCATCAGAGTAGAAAACAATGAGGCCCCGTTGTACAAGCACGTCTTCCCCCCGAAGCTGGAGAAGCCAACGCTGGCTGTCATTGGCCTCATACAGCCTCTCGGGCCCATCATGCCCAACGCGGAACTGCAGGCCCGCTGGGCTACAAGAGTCTTTAAGGGTAAGTGGATGGGCACATTACGGTCCATGCATATTACCCACCAACAGGGGGAACATGTGACACCACATGACCAGATTAAGGCTGAGGTGGGCACAACGGCCCTTGCAATCTGTAGTAATCCACGTTCCCTGTGTGGCCGCTCAGGAGATATTCAAATACCGCTCAGATGATGAGAGCACCTGCAGCTAGGCTGCGTTTCTattgtggtgcacattcgcatgtgcctcggtgcacataacaaaacttattctgccctggatggaaaagattagtgggaacattggtaGCAATGCCCTTTGCATGGGGGTCAGTCTGGCTTATGGTTTCTGCTGGAAGATGCTAACATGTTTGATTTAGATAAGAAAGATACATGGGAATGCAGGACAGGAAAGGAGCCCAAAGCAGGTTCTAAAGACAAAGGTTTCATATTTATTGACTACTGCtcagtggggggctggctccttAATATCCCTTGTCGGCATGTTATTGTAAAGGAAAGGTGGGATTAGAGGAGcagaaaaatcttttctttccctccttaGCATTTAATAGTTTAAACTAAACTCCTCACTGAGGTGGCAAGCTAGAAAAATGCCCATCTTGCTACATGATGGATTTCATCCAGCCATTAGATAGTATTTGCTACCTACGTGTAACACTATGTATCCTTGTCAAACAGGACTGCTCTG containing:
- the LOC142017978 gene encoding dimethylaniline monooxygenase [N-oxide-forming] 2-like — encoded protein: MAKSVAVIGSGVSGLTSIKCCLDEGLQPTCFERSDDIGGLWRFKEKVEDGRASIYQSVFTNSSKEMSCFSDFPMPEHFPNFLHNTRFLEYLRLYAKRFDLLKYIKFKTTVISVRKCQDFPTTGQWIIVTESEGKQESTVFDAVMVCMGHHIESYIPLQSFPGINKFKGQYLHSREYKVPDGFQGKTVVVIGMGNSAADIAVELCHRAKRVILSTRSGSWVMSRVDDDGYPWDTIFHTRFSNLIRSVLPWPILQRVYEQKMNQWFNHENYGLVPLNRALMKEPVFNDDLPSRILCGSVTVKPIVKEFTETNAIFEDGTVEENVDVVIFATGYSFSFPFLEASIIRVENNEAPLYKHVFPPKLEKPTLAVIGLIQPLGPIMPNAELQARWATRVFKGLTKLPSESIMMTDFIKRREKRIKWFGTSHSQTLQTDHIEYLDELAEGAGARPRILPLLLKDPKLALTIYFGPCSPFQFRLTGPGKWDGARNAILTQRARITKPTKTRVVRRSSDHSLVPYLLTVLGLLVLWVAIFARSQ